One Bifidobacterium crudilactis genomic region harbors:
- a CDS encoding RluA family pseudouridine synthase: MSRLLPAPDALVGRRIDVALSKMLGISRAKAGELIDSGQARLLGREISKSTGLREGDLIDLDLEEPPEQVEPIAEGMSIAYEDEDIVVVDKPVGVAAHASVGWTGPTVLGSLLERGVHITSYGAAGRQGIVSRLDVGTSGLMLVCKSELAYKEMRRQFSEHEVVKTYHALVQGNLREDKATIDAPIGRAKVSDFRFTVTPAGKAAVTHWDVLERFGEATLVSVNLETGRTHQIRVHFSSIGHPLVGDHMYGANPQLAQRLGLERQWLHAMRLEFRHPRTHLWTRVDSSYPADLQQALTAISKTPHAENRG, encoded by the coding sequence ATGAGCAGACTTCTTCCCGCTCCTGACGCTTTGGTGGGCAGACGCATTGATGTTGCCTTGTCGAAAATGCTCGGCATATCAAGGGCGAAAGCCGGTGAACTCATCGATTCGGGTCAGGCGAGACTGCTTGGTCGAGAAATATCAAAGTCCACCGGCCTTCGTGAGGGAGACCTTATCGACCTCGACCTCGAAGAGCCGCCCGAACAGGTGGAGCCGATTGCCGAAGGTATGTCCATAGCCTACGAGGATGAGGACATCGTGGTCGTGGACAAGCCTGTGGGTGTCGCCGCCCATGCTTCCGTAGGGTGGACAGGGCCGACGGTGCTGGGCAGTCTGCTGGAGCGCGGGGTGCATATCACCAGTTACGGTGCGGCAGGGCGGCAGGGCATCGTAAGCCGCCTGGACGTCGGTACCAGCGGTCTGATGCTGGTGTGCAAATCCGAACTGGCGTACAAGGAGATGCGCAGACAGTTCTCCGAGCATGAGGTCGTGAAAACCTATCACGCTCTGGTGCAGGGGAATCTGCGAGAGGATAAGGCCACGATAGATGCGCCGATAGGGCGTGCCAAGGTTTCCGACTTTCGTTTCACCGTCACGCCGGCCGGCAAGGCGGCCGTCACGCACTGGGATGTGCTTGAACGATTCGGTGAGGCGACGCTGGTGAGCGTGAATCTAGAAACGGGAAGAACGCACCAGATACGCGTGCATTTCTCCTCTATCGGTCATCCGCTCGTAGGAGACCACATGTATGGGGCCAATCCGCAACTTGCTCAACGGCTCGGTCTTGAACGGCAGTGGCTCCATGCGATGAGGCTCGAATTCCGTCATCCGCGCACGCATCTGTGGACGCGCGTCGACTCCAGCTATCCCGCCGACCTGCAACAGGCGCTTACCGCCATCAGCAAAACCCCGCACGCTGAGAATCGCGGCTGA
- a CDS encoding signal peptidase II, with translation MSLQGDDARRLRTRVAVFACVTAVALGVDQITKALALTKLSDGRSVGVLPGFLSLRLLRNPGASLGLGSGATWVISVVAIAACIAFVVMLMRTTSMRWTVLLALAFSGAMGNLIDRIVYADGFLNGKVVDFLDYGWSIGNVADIVLMVAGIGIVVLLFMGFPFNDDSEGSEDEPAEAGDGQMQPDGR, from the coding sequence ATGTCTCTTCAGGGAGATGATGCAAGGCGGCTGCGCACTCGCGTGGCCGTCTTTGCGTGCGTAACGGCCGTTGCGCTGGGTGTGGACCAGATTACCAAGGCACTGGCTTTGACGAAGCTGTCGGACGGCAGGTCGGTGGGTGTCCTTCCCGGCTTCCTCTCGCTGAGACTGTTGCGTAACCCCGGTGCTTCATTGGGCCTGGGGTCCGGTGCCACATGGGTTATTTCCGTGGTGGCGATTGCGGCCTGCATCGCCTTCGTCGTGATGCTGATGCGCACCACCTCGATGCGGTGGACGGTGCTGCTGGCTCTGGCCTTTTCGGGCGCGATGGGTAATCTCATCGACAGAATCGTGTACGCCGACGGCTTTCTCAACGGCAAGGTCGTGGACTTTCTGGACTATGGGTGGTCAATCGGCAATGTTGCCGACATTGTGCTCATGGTGGCAGGAATCGGCATTGTGGTGCTGCTGTTCATGGGTTTTCCCTTCAACGATGACAGCGAAGGCTCCGAGGATGAACCGGCCGAGGCAGGGGACGGGCAGATGCAGCCTGATGGTCGATGA
- a CDS encoding DivIVA domain-containing protein has product MVLLTPKDIRERYIPVVRFKEGFDKDAVDDFLDEVAETVEVLGRQAMQNDASTQSLGPDVAKLNSKISELTAQVESLQKENATLKAAPSKSDGASDASGKLAEAEQRVQTLATQNEQLKQQVDQLNNQIDQLTAQAAKGNDAEALANQLTAVQQERDSFRSRGEGLQQQLSAAQQQVVQLQQQLSQQSGASQNLTKQLEESKQREEQLRQQVSKMEPSTETGSLKKIAGAGADANSEPERATAMLTLAMQLHDQYVDKGKAKGAELIADGQAKHDESVAKADEYSNRTHVAADEYAKRTHTDADNYSTRVHSEADAYSTKTRSDADVYSKHTRAEADTYESEVQKRAQQYDKETRTGADQYAADVKDKLVTQSKVIEGNIQGLKQFEAEYRSRLTEFLGQLVSQVSDTNSYQGVEGSNDSKH; this is encoded by the coding sequence ATGGTCCTATTGACGCCGAAAGACATAAGGGAGCGCTACATCCCGGTAGTCAGGTTTAAAGAAGGCTTCGACAAGGATGCAGTCGACGACTTCCTGGACGAGGTTGCCGAGACTGTGGAGGTGCTTGGCCGTCAAGCCATGCAGAACGATGCATCGACTCAGTCACTCGGCCCTGACGTTGCCAAGCTGAACTCGAAGATCTCCGAGTTGACCGCACAGGTCGAATCACTGCAAAAGGAGAACGCGACTCTTAAGGCTGCTCCGAGCAAGTCCGACGGTGCTTCCGATGCAAGCGGAAAACTTGCCGAGGCGGAGCAGCGGGTACAGACGCTGGCCACGCAGAACGAGCAGCTCAAGCAGCAGGTCGATCAGCTGAACAATCAGATTGATCAGCTTACGGCTCAGGCGGCCAAAGGCAATGACGCCGAGGCTCTGGCCAACCAGCTTACCGCCGTTCAGCAGGAGCGCGACTCCTTCCGCAGCCGTGGCGAAGGTCTGCAACAGCAGCTTTCCGCCGCACAGCAGCAGGTCGTCCAGCTCCAGCAGCAGCTTTCGCAACAGTCCGGTGCAAGCCAGAATCTTACGAAGCAGCTCGAGGAGTCGAAGCAGCGCGAGGAGCAGCTCCGTCAGCAGGTCTCCAAGATGGAGCCTTCCACGGAAACGGGCAGCCTCAAGAAGATCGCAGGTGCGGGAGCGGATGCGAATTCCGAGCCCGAGCGCGCGACCGCCATGTTGACGCTGGCCATGCAGCTGCACGACCAGTATGTCGACAAGGGCAAGGCCAAGGGCGCCGAGCTGATCGCCGACGGACAGGCCAAGCATGACGAGAGTGTCGCCAAGGCTGACGAGTACTCCAACCGGACGCATGTGGCGGCCGATGAGTACGCCAAGCGTACGCACACGGATGCCGACAACTACTCCACACGCGTGCACTCCGAGGCCGATGCCTATTCGACGAAGACCCGCTCCGATGCCGATGTCTACAGCAAGCACACTCGCGCGGAAGCCGACACTTACGAGTCGGAAGTCCAGAAGCGTGCTCAGCAGTACGACAAGGAAACTCGTACGGGAGCCGATCAGTACGCGGCCGATGTCAAGGACAAGCTCGTCACCCAGTCCAAGGTCATCGAGGGCAACATCCAGGGCCTCAAGCAGTTCGAGGCGGAGTACAGGAGCAGGCTTACCGAGTTCCTCGGCCAGCTGGTCTCCCAGGTTTCCGATACCAACTCCTATCAGGGTGTTGAAGGGTCGAATGACTCGAAGCACTGA
- a CDS encoding YggT family protein, with translation MILLLIRLIVDWVISAYLFILICRMILDWIFVLSPRWYPRGFVATLISLVYKLTDPPLRWLRRYIRPLPLGAIQLDLSFMVLYFVLIVLRVLI, from the coding sequence ATGATTCTCTTACTGATTCGTCTGATTGTGGATTGGGTCATCAGCGCCTATCTCTTCATTCTCATATGCCGTATGATTCTCGATTGGATTTTCGTTCTTTCGCCGCGTTGGTATCCACGTGGATTCGTCGCCACCTTGATCTCGCTGGTGTATAAGCTCACCGACCCGCCGCTGCGTTGGCTGCGACGCTACATTCGGCCTTTGCCGTTGGGTGCGATCCAGCTGGATCTGAGCTTTATGGTGCTGTACTTCGTGTTAATTGTGTTGCGAGTACTCATATAA
- a CDS encoding cell division protein SepF, with amino-acid sequence MAGFMKNAMSYLGMADVVDEDELEREQEDSTESSFDSDHTVTPIAPVANSSASREPSPFQGRVNRITTIHPKSYEDAQLVGRALRDGVPVVLNLTGVSEAIAYRIVDFSAGVVFGVRGSIERVTPRVFLLSPAQVNIKVEEPQRQSPSHDLFAE; translated from the coding sequence ATGGCAGGATTCATGAAGAACGCAATGTCGTACCTTGGTATGGCGGATGTGGTCGACGAAGATGAGCTCGAGCGCGAACAGGAGGATTCGACAGAATCATCCTTCGACTCGGATCATACCGTCACCCCGATTGCTCCTGTCGCCAACTCTTCGGCGTCACGTGAGCCAAGCCCGTTCCAGGGCAGGGTCAACCGCATCACCACCATTCATCCGAAGTCCTATGAGGACGCCCAGTTGGTGGGCAGGGCGTTGCGTGACGGTGTTCCTGTCGTGTTGAATCTCACCGGTGTATCCGAAGCCATTGCATACCGAATCGTCGATTTCTCCGCAGGCGTGGTCTTCGGCGTCCGCGGGTCGATCGAGCGGGTGACGCCAAGAGTATTCCTCCTGAGCCCGGCCCAGGTCAATATCAAGGTCGAAGAACCGCAGCGGCAGTCGCCTTCCCACGACTTGTTCGCTGAATAG
- the ftsZ gene encoding cell division protein FtsZ produces the protein MSEIAQTDNFNDKTSIKVVGVGGAGGNAVNRMIAEGLQNVQFVAVNTDAKDLLRSEADVKISLSDNNSRGLGAGADPEKGAKAAQDHQSDIEEAIKGSDMVFVTAGEGGGTGTGASPLVARAARQLGALTIAVVTRPFTFEGPRRASSAESGIENLRKEVDALIVIPNDRLLDLSDRTVSVIDAFKTADTALLAGVQGITDLITMNSYIHVDFSDVTAILKDAGTALFGIGAARGEDRATQAAEIAISSPLLEESIEGAHGALINVAGPTDLSMQEASAAAQLVQDAIHPEAQIIWGLALDDSYGDEVRVTVIAAGFDPNKQDDDPQQYSGARSAQRNATEVPPLTASAPAGAPAKGGEQQEETVSDETSEHDVVQQAPTPQSQQDPGDLDIPDFLR, from the coding sequence GTGAGCGAGATTGCCCAGACTGACAATTTCAACGACAAGACCAGCATTAAGGTCGTCGGTGTCGGAGGAGCTGGTGGTAATGCGGTCAATCGCATGATCGCTGAGGGGTTGCAGAACGTCCAATTCGTGGCGGTGAATACCGATGCGAAGGATCTGCTGCGTTCGGAAGCCGATGTCAAGATTTCTCTTTCCGACAACAACAGTCGTGGGCTCGGCGCAGGAGCCGATCCCGAGAAGGGCGCCAAAGCAGCCCAGGATCACCAGTCCGATATCGAAGAGGCCATCAAGGGTTCCGACATGGTTTTCGTCACCGCCGGAGAGGGCGGCGGTACCGGTACGGGCGCGAGTCCGCTCGTGGCGCGCGCTGCCCGACAGCTCGGAGCGCTGACCATCGCCGTGGTCACGCGGCCATTCACCTTCGAAGGTCCGCGACGCGCATCCTCGGCCGAGTCGGGTATCGAGAACCTCCGTAAGGAGGTCGATGCACTGATCGTGATTCCGAACGATCGTCTGCTTGACCTCTCGGACCGCACCGTCAGTGTGATCGATGCCTTCAAGACCGCAGATACCGCACTGCTTGCAGGCGTACAGGGCATCACTGATCTCATTACGATGAATTCATACATTCACGTCGATTTCTCCGATGTGACCGCCATCCTCAAGGATGCAGGCACGGCTTTGTTCGGCATCGGAGCCGCACGGGGCGAGGATCGTGCAACGCAGGCGGCCGAGATCGCCATCAGTTCGCCGCTGCTCGAAGAGAGCATCGAAGGTGCGCATGGTGCGTTGATCAATGTCGCAGGTCCTACCGATCTTTCGATGCAGGAGGCTTCGGCGGCCGCCCAGCTTGTTCAGGATGCCATCCATCCCGAGGCACAGATCATCTGGGGCCTTGCGCTTGACGATTCGTATGGGGACGAAGTACGCGTGACCGTCATCGCTGCAGGCTTCGATCCCAACAAGCAGGATGACGACCCACAGCAGTACAGCGGAGCGCGAAGCGCCCAGCGCAACGCCACCGAGGTACCGCCTCTGACGGCTTCCGCTCCTGCCGGTGCTCCTGCGAAGGGCGGCGAGCAGCAGGAGGAAACCGTTTCGGACGAGACCTCAGAGCATGACGTGGTGCAGCAGGCTCCGACCCCGCAAAGTCAGCAGGACCCCGGCGATCTCGATATTCCTGACTTTCTTCGCTGA
- the dusB gene encoding tRNA dihydrouridine synthase DusB, translated as MTIPGIKLGKLDVPVPVMLSPMAGVTNWPFRVLCERYGPQGLYVAEMITARALVARNPKAFRLCRFAPSESPRSLQLYGVNPGIVEQAARMVVDGHMADHVDLNFGCPVPKVTRRGGGSALPWKLDVFAELIHRVVSVCDAAGIPVTAKIRVGIDHEHETYLDAGRIAQEEGCAAVSLHARTTAEYYGGHADWHRIAELADALTIPVFGNGDIWGAQDALDMMKQTGCAGVAIGRGCQGRPWLFADIKNAFNASDERVNPTLAEVGAVIEEHARLLTEFYDGDEVMAVHDLRKHVAWYLKGFAVGGATRKAFMQSENLEDIARNVRELDPNLRLPDEMADKPRGRVRYAKKVHLPYGWLDSRELSKEGREALFGDDPMDASY; from the coding sequence CTGACCATTCCCGGTATCAAGCTGGGGAAGCTGGATGTTCCGGTTCCCGTGATGCTGTCGCCTATGGCCGGTGTGACCAATTGGCCTTTCCGCGTGCTCTGCGAACGGTACGGTCCTCAAGGACTGTACGTTGCCGAGATGATCACCGCCAGGGCTTTGGTGGCACGCAATCCGAAGGCTTTCAGACTATGCCGTTTCGCTCCCAGCGAATCCCCGAGATCCTTACAGCTCTACGGAGTGAATCCGGGGATTGTGGAGCAGGCTGCACGAATGGTCGTAGACGGTCATATGGCCGACCATGTCGATCTCAACTTCGGGTGCCCTGTGCCGAAGGTCACCCGTCGCGGAGGCGGCTCGGCCCTGCCCTGGAAGCTTGATGTGTTCGCAGAACTCATTCACCGTGTGGTCTCAGTGTGCGACGCCGCAGGCATTCCGGTGACCGCGAAGATTCGCGTCGGCATCGATCATGAGCATGAGACCTATCTCGACGCCGGGCGCATCGCCCAGGAGGAGGGGTGCGCCGCCGTCAGCCTGCACGCCCGCACGACGGCGGAATACTATGGCGGGCATGCCGATTGGCATAGGATCGCTGAGCTTGCGGACGCGCTGACCATACCGGTATTCGGCAACGGCGACATCTGGGGCGCTCAGGACGCCTTGGATATGATGAAGCAGACCGGATGCGCCGGTGTCGCCATAGGCCGGGGCTGCCAAGGGCGTCCCTGGCTCTTCGCGGACATCAAGAACGCCTTCAACGCCTCCGACGAACGTGTTAACCCAACCCTCGCAGAAGTGGGAGCGGTCATAGAAGAGCACGCCCGGTTGCTCACCGAATTCTATGACGGTGATGAGGTCATGGCCGTTCATGACCTGCGCAAGCACGTCGCCTGGTATCTCAAGGGATTCGCCGTCGGCGGTGCGACGCGCAAGGCCTTCATGCAGTCTGAGAATCTGGAAGACATCGCGAGGAATGTCCGGGAACTTGACCCCAACCTACGCCTCCCCGATGAGATGGCGGACAAGCCCCGTGGGCGGGTACGATATGCCAAAAAAGTTCATCTGCCGTATGGGTGGCTGGATTCTCGTGAATTGTCGAAGGAAGGGCGCGAGGCACTGTTTGGGGATGACCCGATGGATGCGTCCTACTGA
- a CDS encoding glycine--tRNA ligase: MAESKLDAVVSLAKRRGFVFPAGEIYGGTRSAWDYGPLGVALKDNIKREWWRSMVITRGDVVGVDTSVILPTPVWVASGHVSVFNDPLIECLSCHKRHRADTLEEAYEEKHGHAPENGLKDIPCPDCGTKGNWTEPRDFNMMLQTHLGPVQDDHSLHYLRPETAQGIFVDFKNVMGSSRSKPPFGIANMGKSFRNEITPGNFIFRTREFEQMEMEFFVEPGTDEEWHQYWIDTRTRWYTDLGVNPDNLRHYEHPKEKLAHYAKRTVDLEYRFGFQGSEWGELEGVANRTDFDLSSHAEHSGEDLSYFNQATGERYVPYVIEPAAGLTRSLMAFLVDSYDVDEAPNTKGGVDKRTVLHLDPRLAPVKAAVLPLSKKPALQDIAHNLAADLRQHDWMIDYDEAGAIGRRYRREDEIGTPVCITVDFDTIDDQAVTVRDRDSMEQQRISLDKVADFVNDRIKEKRVKYPEGPASITGVHSADGAVDVNKEAGQDESAPVKVAEAGGNY; encoded by the coding sequence GTGGCTGAATCCAAACTCGATGCAGTGGTGTCCCTTGCGAAGCGCCGTGGCTTCGTGTTCCCCGCGGGGGAGATCTACGGAGGCACGCGCTCTGCGTGGGATTATGGTCCTCTCGGCGTGGCGCTGAAAGACAATATCAAGCGCGAATGGTGGCGTTCGATGGTTATCACCAGAGGTGACGTTGTCGGCGTCGACACCTCCGTGATTCTCCCTACCCCTGTGTGGGTGGCATCGGGCCATGTGTCCGTGTTCAACGATCCGCTGATCGAGTGCCTCTCCTGCCACAAGCGTCATCGTGCAGACACTTTGGAGGAAGCCTATGAGGAGAAGCACGGGCATGCTCCTGAGAACGGGCTGAAGGATATTCCCTGTCCGGATTGCGGGACGAAGGGCAACTGGACCGAACCACGCGACTTCAACATGATGCTGCAGACGCATCTCGGTCCGGTTCAGGACGACCACAGTCTGCATTATCTTCGTCCTGAAACAGCTCAGGGCATCTTCGTGGACTTCAAGAACGTGATGGGCTCCTCCCGCTCCAAGCCTCCATTCGGCATCGCCAATATGGGCAAGAGCTTCCGCAATGAAATCACCCCGGGCAACTTCATCTTCCGTACCCGCGAGTTCGAGCAGATGGAGATGGAGTTCTTCGTCGAGCCCGGTACCGACGAGGAATGGCATCAGTATTGGATTGACACCCGTACCCGGTGGTACACGGACCTGGGCGTGAACCCGGACAATCTGCGTCACTACGAGCATCCAAAGGAGAAGCTGGCGCATTATGCCAAGCGCACCGTCGACCTGGAGTATCGTTTCGGATTCCAGGGTTCGGAGTGGGGCGAGCTGGAAGGCGTCGCGAACCGTACCGATTTCGATCTGAGCTCGCACGCCGAGCATTCCGGCGAGGACCTCAGCTACTTCAACCAGGCCACCGGAGAGCGCTACGTGCCATACGTCATCGAACCCGCGGCAGGCCTGACCAGGTCTCTGATGGCCTTCTTGGTGGATTCCTATGACGTTGACGAGGCTCCGAACACCAAGGGCGGCGTGGACAAGCGCACGGTGCTGCACCTCGATCCCAGGCTGGCGCCGGTCAAGGCCGCGGTGCTGCCATTGTCCAAGAAGCCTGCACTTCAGGACATCGCCCATAACCTCGCGGCGGATCTTCGGCAGCATGACTGGATGATCGACTATGACGAGGCCGGGGCCATCGGCCGTCGCTACCGTCGTGAGGATGAGATCGGCACCCCGGTGTGCATCACCGTGGACTTCGACACGATCGACGATCAGGCCGTCACCGTACGCGATCGTGACAGCATGGAGCAGCAGCGTATCTCCCTTGACAAGGTCGCTGATTTTGTGAATGACCGCATCAAGGAAAAGCGCGTCAAGTATCCTGAAGGCCCTGCTTCGATAACCGGTGTGCATTCCGCGGATGGGGCCGTGGATGTCAACAAGGAAGCGGGACAGGACGAGTCAGCCCCGGTAAAGGTGGCCGAAGCCGGTGGCAATTACTGA
- a CDS encoding hydroxyethylthiazole kinase, translating into MSDTTPSQTPSTAKANTEQLAADHPLRQAIQEAARQVRQQTPLAQSFTNFVTINLVANAQLAVGGSAAMSYLPDDIADVSEISGASYINVGTLLPFFAQALPEIAQEFARTGHPWVLDPVAAGLGNTRTAILSSFKEYPPTVVRGNASEIITLAHMWELEDGDDAGHSGNQDSRPAGVESVDDVEHARHAATILARYLVSHSASGKACVAVSGAVDLITDGSLVYRLPGGSELMTKITGAGCSLGGVIGTYLAVSDPLTAALAASAHYNVASEQAALSAKGPGSFQSAFLDGLWNASATDIANAPILLN; encoded by the coding sequence ATGTCTGATACCACTCCATCCCAAACACCATCGACAGCCAAGGCGAACACCGAGCAGTTGGCCGCAGACCATCCGCTTCGTCAGGCCATCCAGGAAGCGGCGCGGCAAGTACGCCAGCAGACTCCCCTGGCGCAGTCCTTCACCAATTTCGTCACCATCAACCTGGTGGCCAACGCCCAGCTTGCCGTCGGCGGCAGCGCCGCTATGAGCTATCTGCCGGATGATATCGCCGATGTCAGCGAGATATCGGGCGCAAGCTACATCAACGTCGGCACCCTGCTGCCCTTCTTCGCACAGGCACTGCCGGAAATCGCACAAGAGTTCGCTCGGACAGGGCACCCATGGGTGCTCGACCCGGTAGCGGCAGGACTAGGCAATACGCGAACTGCCATACTGTCCTCCTTCAAGGAGTATCCGCCGACCGTGGTACGGGGCAACGCCTCGGAAATCATCACTTTGGCGCATATGTGGGAACTCGAGGATGGCGACGACGCCGGACACTCGGGAAACCAGGATTCAAGACCTGCAGGAGTGGAATCCGTCGACGACGTCGAGCACGCCCGGCACGCCGCGACGATACTGGCCCGATACCTGGTGTCCCACAGCGCTTCAGGCAAGGCCTGCGTTGCCGTCTCAGGAGCAGTCGACCTGATCACCGACGGCAGCCTCGTATACCGTCTTCCCGGAGGCAGCGAACTCATGACCAAAATCACCGGCGCAGGCTGCTCGTTGGGTGGTGTCATCGGCACATACCTCGCCGTATCCGACCCTTTGACGGCCGCCCTCGCAGCCTCGGCCCATTACAATGTCGCCTCCGAACAGGCCGCACTGAGCGCCAAAGGACCAGGAAGCTTCCAGAGCGCATTCCTCGATGGCCTGTGGAACGCCAGCGCCACGGACATCGCCAACGCCCCCATACTGCTGAACTGA
- a CDS encoding thiamine phosphate synthase, producing MTFEYASMREHFDLSAYLVLGPDDTHGRRVEDVVAAALRAGISFVQLRAKHSDASDIIEMARGIADTIAEAGKSSTVPLVIDDRVDAAWQARCEGIKVDGVHVGQTDIGVEYCRRLLGEDAIVGLSANTEHLIDTVNLLPEGVIDYVGAGPVHPSISKPDAGVDALGVAHNLEIEGIRTLSTVSSYPVVAGGGVTASDMPALAETKVAGWFVISAIAGKDDPEQAARELVEAWQQAKRHRA from the coding sequence ATGACATTCGAGTACGCGTCGATGCGTGAACACTTCGATTTGAGCGCCTATCTGGTACTCGGGCCGGATGACACCCACGGAAGGAGGGTCGAGGACGTCGTCGCCGCCGCGCTGCGGGCCGGTATCAGCTTCGTGCAATTACGTGCCAAGCACTCGGATGCCTCCGACATCATCGAGATGGCACGTGGCATCGCCGATACGATAGCCGAGGCGGGAAAGAGTTCGACCGTTCCGCTGGTGATAGACGACCGCGTCGATGCGGCATGGCAGGCACGCTGCGAGGGCATCAAAGTCGATGGCGTGCATGTCGGTCAGACTGATATCGGGGTCGAGTACTGCCGGCGACTGCTGGGAGAGGACGCCATCGTGGGGCTGTCGGCGAACACCGAGCATCTTATCGACACCGTGAATCTCCTGCCCGAAGGCGTCATCGACTATGTCGGTGCAGGCCCTGTGCACCCCTCTATCAGCAAACCTGATGCAGGTGTGGATGCTCTCGGTGTGGCTCACAATCTGGAAATCGAAGGCATCCGGACGCTCTCTACGGTCAGCAGCTATCCTGTGGTGGCGGGCGGCGGAGTGACGGCCTCAGACATGCCCGCGCTGGCCGAAACCAAGGTGGCCGGATGGTTCGTCATCTCTGCCATCGCAGGCAAGGATGATCCGGAGCAGGCCGCCAGAGAACTCGTCGAAGCCTGGCAGCAGGCGAAACGGCATCGCGCCTAG
- a CDS encoding thiamine-binding protein: MESPQEQQTSDSGKQYINTVAALCIAPSGVGDELSTYVAQAVATIRDSGLPNETNAMFTNIEGDLDDVLKVVREATMKLAGQGYRTGVTLKLDIRPGFTGQLTRKPELVDEILDQQG; the protein is encoded by the coding sequence ATGGAATCACCTCAAGAACAGCAGACGTCGGATTCGGGCAAGCAATACATCAATACCGTCGCAGCGCTGTGCATCGCGCCAAGCGGAGTCGGCGACGAACTCTCCACCTACGTTGCGCAGGCGGTGGCGACCATCCGAGACTCGGGACTGCCCAATGAGACCAACGCCATGTTCACCAATATCGAGGGCGACCTCGATGACGTGCTCAAGGTCGTGCGCGAGGCCACGATGAAGCTCGCCGGACAGGGGTATCGCACGGGAGTGACGCTGAAACTCGATATCCGCCCGGGATTCACCGGCCAGCTCACCCGAAAACCCGAATTGGTGGACGAAATCCTCGACCAGCAAGGCTGA
- a CDS encoding isoprenyl transferase has product MSFEQVDYTSLDIPAAPFSEPSRIPDFPKNVVPRHVGVIMDGNGRWAKHRGLERTRGHQAAEPVVFDTIAGAIESGVRYLSLYTFSTENWKRSPSEVRFLMGFSRDIIHRRVAQMDEWGVRVRWSGRRPKLWKSVIDELEVAMERTKNNSVIDVVFCINYGGRAEIADAASAIAKEVASGRIKGGRVTEKMIAEHLYNPDIPDCDLVIRTSGEQRTSNFLPWEAAYAELDFVPELFPDCGRDVLWRSIDDYIHRDRRFGGVKA; this is encoded by the coding sequence ATGAGCTTTGAACAGGTTGACTACACTTCGCTGGATATTCCGGCCGCACCCTTCTCCGAACCATCGCGAATTCCTGATTTTCCCAAGAATGTCGTACCCAGACATGTCGGCGTCATCATGGACGGCAACGGTCGGTGGGCGAAACATCGTGGTCTGGAACGTACGCGTGGTCATCAGGCGGCGGAACCGGTGGTGTTCGACACCATCGCGGGCGCTATCGAAAGCGGTGTGAGATATCTGAGTCTCTATACCTTTTCGACCGAGAACTGGAAGCGCAGTCCTTCCGAGGTGCGATTCCTCATGGGATTCTCGAGGGACATCATCCACAGGCGCGTTGCGCAGATGGACGAATGGGGTGTGAGGGTGCGCTGGTCCGGGCGCAGGCCGAAACTGTGGAAATCGGTGATCGATGAGCTTGAAGTAGCCATGGAACGCACCAAGAACAATTCGGTGATCGATGTGGTGTTCTGCATCAATTATGGTGGTCGTGCGGAAATCGCCGACGCGGCTAGCGCCATCGCCAAAGAGGTGGCCAGCGGCAGAATCAAGGGTGGCAGGGTCACCGAAAAGATGATTGCCGAACACCTGTACAATCCCGATATACCCGATTGCGATTTGGTGATTCGCACATCCGGCGAGCAGCGCACCAGTAATTTCCTGCCGTGGGAAGCCGCGTATGCAGAACTGGATTTCGTGCCCGAACTGTTCCCCGACTGCGGGCGTGACGTGTTGTGGCGCTCCATCGACGATTACATCCATCGTGACCGTCGTTTCGGGGGCGTAAAAGCCTGA